One Rhinopithecus roxellana isolate Shanxi Qingling chromosome 7, ASM756505v1, whole genome shotgun sequence DNA segment encodes these proteins:
- the LOC104662961 gene encoding LOW QUALITY PROTEIN: putative ferritin heavy polypeptide-like 19 (The sequence of the model RefSeq protein was modified relative to this genomic sequence to represent the inferred CDS: inserted 2 bases in 1 codon), producing MPTPLHAPGPWRPHRFPLLLPAPTLPALGLLSQVQRYHHPSCEAAVNTHITLELHASYMYLSMASYFDQDDEALEHFNRYFLRQSQEKREHAQELMRLQNLRGGRICLHDIRKPERQGWESGLQAMECAFDLEKKVNKSLLELHQLAKQNGDPHLCDFLENHFLNQQAKTIKELGGYLSNLRKMGPPPEAGLAEYLFDKLTLGRSEKXTRAQRGPAATGCLPRVRPPGGASMLPFQNVLFSFLLSVFPLLAINLPVLKAVKVPS from the exons ATGCCAACACCGCTACACGCTCCGGGCCCCTGGCGACCCCACCGCTTTCCCCTCTTGCTCCCCGCGCCCACGCTGCCGGCCCTGGGCCTGCTGTCACAGGTGCAACGGTACCACCACCCCAGCTGTGAGGCCGCCGTCAACACCCACATCACCCTGGAGCTCCACGCCTCCTACATGTACCTGTCCATGGCCTCCTACTTTGATCAGGACGACGAGGCCCTGGAGCACTTTAACCGCTACTTCCTGCGCCAGTCGCAGGAGAAAAGGGAGCATGCCCAGGAGCTGATGAGGCTGCAGAACCTGCGGGGTGGCCGCATCTGCCTTCACGACATCAGGAAGCCAGAGCGTCAAGGCTGGGAGAGCGGGCTCCAGGCCATGGAGTGCGCCTTCGACCTGGAGAAGAAAGTCAACAAGAGTCTCCTGGAGCTGCACCAGCTGGCCAAGCAGAACGGCGACCCCCACCTGTGCGACTTTCTGGAGAACCACTTCCTGAACCAGCAGGCCAAGACCATCAAAGAGCTGGGTGGCTACCTGAGCAACCTGCGCAAGATGGGGCCCCCACCGGAAGCAGGCCTGGCAGAGTACCTCTTTGACAAGCTCACCCTGGGCCGCAGCGAGAA GACACGAGCCCAGAGGGGCCCCGCAGCCACGGGGTGCCTTCCCCGGGTACGGCCACCAGGCGGGGCGTCCATGTTGCCCTTTCAGAACGttctcttcagttttctcctctcaGTTTTCCCGCTGTTGGCAATAAACTTACCTGTTCTCAAAGCAGTAAAGGTGCCCAGTTGA